TGATTTTCTCTTTAGGGAGCGGCTCATCGTGCTATTTTTTGATAGTGAATCAAAATGCGGTCATCTTGGATAACTGCGCCGCATCTGCCTTAGTCTCAGAGCAGTATGGTCTGCGTTAAATAAAGCGCATCTTTATTAGCGAAATTATCGTCACCTAATGGTTAAATTGAGCATTAGGTTTGTATAAAACAAGCTTATAACTGGGATTTGTTAACCGAAACTCTTATTCATCGTCCGTGTTATTTAATTCTGAAATATTGGAGTATTGACGCAGAGACGGGTAGAATTGGCTGCCTTATTTTAATGAAGACGAGAGATTATGCGCGTTATTGGTATTGAGACATCCTGCGATGAAACTGGGATAGCAGTCTATGATGATAAATTAGGCTTAATGTCACATGTGCTGTATAGCCAAGTTAAATTGCACGCCGACTATGGTGGTGTTGTGCCTGAGCTTGCCTCTCGTGATCATGTTCGTAAAATTGTGCCTTTAATCAAACAGGCCTTAGCGCAAGCTAATTCGAGCTTAAATGATATCGACGGCGTAGCGTACACTAAAGGTCCTGGCCTCATTGGTGCTTTACTTGTAGGAGCCTGTGTAGGGCGATCGTTAGCTTATGCTTGGAACAAACCTGCTGTTGGCGTACATCACATGGAAGGGCATTTACTGGCGCCTATGTTAGAAGATGATGCGCCAGAATTTCCTTTCATAGCCTTGCTAGTCTCTGGTGGTCATTCAATGTTGGTACAAGTTGAAGGCATTGGTCGTTATCAAGTGTTAGGTGAGTCTGTAGATGATGCGGCCGGTGAAGCTTTTGATAAAACAGCCAAGTTAATGGGATTAGATTATCCTGGCGGCCCTCGCTTAGCCAAGTTAGCTCAAAAAGGCTTATCAGTAGGCTATAAGTTTCCGCGCCCAATGACCGATAGACCTGGGTTAGATTTTAGTTTTTCAGGCTTAAAAACATTTACCGCAAACACGATTGCTAAAGAGCCTAACGATCCGCAGACTCGTGCCAATATTGCCCGTGCTTTTGAAGAAGCCGTTGTTGATACTTTAGCGATTAAATGTAAACGAGCTTTAAAGCAGACAGGTTATAAGCGATTAGTGATCGCTGGCGGTGTGAGTGCTAACACTCGTTTACGTGAATCATTAGCCGAAATGATGAATAATCTAGGTGGGCAGGTATATTATCCTCGCGGAGAGTTTTGTACTGATAATGGTGCCATGATTGCTTATGCTGGATTACAGCGCTTACGTGCTGGACACACTGAAGGACTCGCGGTTAAAGGCCAACCAAGGTGGCCTTTGGATAGCTTACCTGCAGTCGATTAATCGATGAGTTTATGCGATTGGTAGCTTAGTTTAGTAAGTGATTCTACGATTGCTATTAATGAAAACCTGATACTATTTAGTGTCGGGTTTTTTAATGGATTTTTTTCGTGAGACTTTGCTTTCTTCACCGTGACGCAAACGGCCAATATTGTCTTTGTGACGAATTAAAATTAGCGTTGATAGCATAGCGACAGGAAGGATGAAGCGTTCATCTAACCACCAAGTGTAAAAAGGCGCTAAGGTGGCCGTTGCCATAGCGGCCACAGATGAATAGCGCGTTAACAGCACAAATACAATCCAAGTCAGGATTAGGCAAAGGGCTAAATCTCCACCAATGGGAGCCATTGCACCAAAAGCGGTCGCGACACCTTTACCGCCTTTAAAACCAAAAAAGATTGGCAATATATGCCCTAAGCAGGCGCTGACAGCAATGAAGCCTAATGATGCCGCATCAAGTCCCATTTTATAGCCAAGGTAAGAGGGCGCGGCGCCTTTGAGCATATCAAAAAATAATACTAATACTGCCGAACTGACTCCACCGATGCGAAGCACATTAGTGGCCCCAGGATTGCCGGAACCGCTGGTTCTTGGATCGGGTAAACCTCTTATTTTACAAACCAGTATGGCACTTGAGATCGAACCCGCTAGGTAGGCGGCAATGATCATCAACACGGTGACAGTAACGGCGTTCAAATTGGTTTCCTTACTCTTCTTAGGGTATCATCGCGCATTGATTTGTTGGGCAAGTGATTTTCAGTATCCTCTGAAGCCACCTTTGCGTTAACATTAACCATTTCGTTGATATTAATTGCACAATAGCGCCTATCCTACTGCTTTAACTGATTAGGAAAAAGCTTAAATGTGGATTATTAAGCATATAATCGATAATTAAGTTTGATTAGGATGTTCTTGAAAGTTTTTATGTCGATTAAGGTAGGAATTATATGGATAAAGTACTCATCCGTCAGCTAGCGATAGAGACCATAATTGGTATCTATGAGTGGGAAAAAAAGATCCATCAAACATTACTTATCGATTTAGATATGGCATGGGACAATCGTCTTGCCGCTGCTAGTGATAGTTACGAAAATGCTTTGTGTTATGAAACCGTATCGAATCGTTTAATCGCACTGATCACTGAAAATCCGATTGAGTTGATTGAAACTGTCGCTGAAATGATTGCCCATTGTTTGCAACAAGAGTTCAATGTGCCTTGGGTTAAAGTGGTCGTGATGAAGCCCGGGGCAATACCTCATGCGGTTTCTGTTGGTGTTGAGATTGAACGCGGTAACATTTAAGTGTTATTTTATTTTTTCGTTTAGCATTAGGTCAGTCAATGGCACGTATTTACATTAGCTTAGGCACCAATATTTCTCCTGAGCAACATCTTAAAGCCGGTTTGGTTGATTTACAGCAATATTTTGGCCCATTACAATTATCACGCGTATATGAGAGTGAATCGGTTGGCTTCAAAGGCACTAATTTTTTAAACATGGTTGCCGCTGCTGATACCGAATTATCGATTGCACAGGTTGTGGCAACGTTTAAGAAAATTGAGCAAGACAACGGCCGTATCAGAGGCGAGAAAAAATTTAGCCCTAGAAGCCTTGATATTGATTTGCTGCTCTATGACGATGTGATTTGTAACATTCCGGTAGAACTTCCCCGCGGCGAAATTTTGTTTAATGCCTTTGTTTTATGGCCTTTAGCTGAAATTGCCCCTGAGTTACCCCATCCGGTGACGCTACAGACCTATGGTGCGCTTTGGCAAGACTATGACAAGCAACGCCAGCAGTTATGGCCTATTACCTTCGAGTTCCCAGCCGAATTATTACCCGTTAAATATTAATTATTCATCAATAAGTTAATTTCTTACAAAGGAAAGATATGGACACGTTACAAGTTATTTTGCTGGCATTAATCCAAGGGCTGACTGAGTTTTTGCCGATTTCTAGCTCGGCACATTTAATTTTACCGTCGCAAATTTTAGGTTGGGCTGATCAAGGATTATCATTTGATGTTGCGGTAAATACTGGCTCTTTATTTGCGGTAGTGATTTATTTCCGTCATGAGATAGTGGCACTGGCTAAAGCTTGGTTTATCAGTTTAGTCGCTAAGCAACAAACGCAAGAAAGTAAACTCGCTTGGTGGATTATTTTAGCCACGATACCTGCGGTTATTGTTGGCTTTACCGCCAAAGATTTTATAGAAACCCATTTTCGAAATACCTTAGTCATCGCTATCACAACAATCGTGTTTGGTCTGTTGCTGTGGTTGGCCGATAGAATGTCAAAAGCGCAGTTAAACGAATTTCAAATGGGCTGGAAAAAGCGTTGCTTATTGGTTTAGCTCAGGCGATGGCATTAATCCCTGGGACCTCACGTTCAGGCGCTACCATGACAGCTGCACTGATGTTAGGGCTGACCCGTGAAGCTGCTGCACGATTTTCATTTCTGATGTCTGTGCCGGTAAGTTTTGGTGCAGCGTTATTGGTGACCAAAGACTTAGTGACCAGCCCAGCGCCTATCGATTACCAAGCGCTTGGTTTAGGTATTGTTGTATCCTTTGTTGCGGCCTATTTATGTATTCATTTCTTTTTAAAGTTTATTAGCAAAATAGGCATGACACCGTTTGTATTATACCGACTGGTTCTTGGTGCGGTATTGCTTGGATTACTCTATCTTTAGGGTAAGCATCTAAGCGACCTTTGTTTGCAAAACGGGTTGGTATCAACCCGTTTTGTTTTATGCTCTTTTAATTAACTATCAGTGTAATTATGACGTTATCTTTATTATGTCCAGTGTGTTCTGCTCCACTCATGCAACATCAAGCTTCATCGGGATTTTATTGCGACAATAAACATCATTTTGATAAGCATCCTAATGGCTATTGGCCACTACTGAGCAACACTAAGGCTAAGTCTAAGCCACAAGTGGAGTCTCGCCAGCAAATGCGCGGACGACATTTTTTATTAGAGTCAGGTTTGTTTGCACCGCTAATTAAGCAACTCCAAACCGTGTTGTTGGATTTGTGTACCTCACGTGGCGAAACCCAATTACAGCATATCGATTACCAGTGTGCTGATGGCTTCTATTTACGTCAGCTTGTTCCTGCTTTAGCTGAAGCAAATGTGTCATGTGAGCATTGGGGAATTACCGATGCTGAAAATGCTATTTTCGCAGCCGCTAAAGCTGAAACACCAGCTAATTTATTATTGTTAGCATTAAAAAAATTACCCTTTGAAGCGCAATCAATCGATATTGTCACAGTACTTGATTCACCTCTAAAAGGTAAAGAGTGCATTCGAATTTTAAAAGATGATGGACGTATTGTGCTTTTACAGCCGGGTGTTCGCCATTTATGGCAGATAAAACAACAAGTTTATCCCGACTTAGTTGAGAAGCCGCTTCAACTCAATTTACCCAACGATGTTGAAATTGAATCGCAGCAACAAGTTGTATTCGTTCAATCTGTTACTGGTGAGCAGGCATTAACATTACTTGATATGTCGGTCTTTGGATGGCGTGCAAATGATCAGCTAAAACATCAAGTGAAATCGACTGCGATTGCCGATTTAGAGTTTAATTGGCAAATTTTAGTCCTAAAAAAACGTCTATAAATGGTCGAAAAGGTAACGAGCGAGAAGGCTGATAAGCGATAATGACAACAATGTGCTGAGAGCGTTAAAGGGCTAGGGCGCTTAGTGGTTAGGCGCTATAAGTGCTAATGCGAGGGTTTCGAAGAGATGGCTTTCAAAGGCTAAATGGTTGAAGGCGATATAGATTTAATCGTAAAAAATTTGCTGTCGAGAAGACGTAGGTGTTTATATTTTTCGCTTGATACCACTTGATACCGCTTGATACCGCTTGATACCGCTTGATACCGCTTGATACCGCTTGATACCTCATTTTAAATAAGCACAAATAATTAAGGCTTGATGTTGAAATACTGCAAAGTAGTGGAATCAACAATCAAGCCCTAATAATCAACCTATTAAATAAGCTAATTTTTAATAGCAGTTCTTACTTTTTGTAAGAAGAAGCCATGTTGTCTAAACGGTCATTAGCACGTTTAGCTTCGGCTTGTGCGTCCATAGAAGCAGCTTTAGCGCCTTTAACATCGGCAGATAGCTTGCTTTGCTCAGACTTTAAAGAACCAACTTCTGCTGATAGTTGATCAACTTTGTTACCTAGGTTTGCTACGCTTTCTTCTAAAGCAGTAGTGTTAGCACAACCACCTAATAAAGCAGTCATCGCAACACCAGCAATCATCAGTACTTTCTTGTTCATGGGTAAATCCCTTAATATATAGGTTGTTAAATAGTGCAACGGCATGTGCCTTTGCAACGGCGTAATTATGTCACAGATTTTTTAATTTGCTATAGGCAAACTTAACATTGTTTAATTAAAATAGCGAAATAAAAGAAAATTGCAAGCTGGCTGGGCAAAAAGCATCATTATTTATCGATTTTATATAAATCTTAGTGATTTATTGCTTATTCTCCGCTAAAAATTGCATTTTTCCGCTTTTTTACATAAAAACCTAAATAGGCGATTACTGATGTAACCATTATTGTTCAATTCTTTGTTTTATATAACTATTAACTGTTTCTGAGCGCGTTAGTTGAAGTTGGCTTTTAATTTGCGATCCTTGGTAACCCGCGCTAATAATTGATTGCACATCTACGTTGCTGGCCAACTCATAGCAATGTTGTAAAAATTCAGCTTGCGGATAGCTTGCTTGTTCAAATCCAGTTCGTCCTCTTATGTCGCCATGACAACATAATAAAAGCTCTGTTAACCGTTGCGGTTTACGCCAGAAATCACCTTTATCAAACAGTTTAACGATGGTTTCAGCCCTCAGTTCAAAAGCATTATGAATATTTTGATGTTGATCGCTGACCAATAAGGCTAAATCACGGTATTCATTAGGTACGCGTATTCGTTGGCAAAGTGCTTTAATGATGCTTAAGCCTTTTTGGCCGTGACCATGATGTTTCGGCCACTCTTGTTTTGGGGTTAACCCCTTGCCCACATCATGTACTAATGCTGCAAAGCGGACCGCTTTATTACTGCTTAGTAGGCTGGTTTGCTCCAGAACCATCAGCGTATGGATGCCGGTGTCTATTTCTGGGTGCCACTTTGCTGGTTGGGGGACGCCAAATAACGCATCAATTTCTGGAAATAACACGGTTAATGCTTGGCATTGCTTTAAAACGGCGAAAAATATTTGCGGACTTTGGCTGCTTAATGCTTTATCACATTCCTGCCATACGCGTTCTGGCGTGAGGTGCTCTAATTCTCCACTATTGGCGATATCGGTCATTAACTGTAAGGTTTCAGCTGCAATGGTAAAACCTAAGTGATGAAATCGAGCCGCAAATCGCGCCACTCGCAATACACGCAAGGGATCTTCAATAAAGGCGTCGGATACATGGCGCAGTACTTTGGCGTGGATATCATCAATGCCATGGTAGGGATCATAGAGTTTACCTTCGCTATCTTGTGCAATGGCATTAATGGTTAAATCGCGGCGCAGTAAGTCATCAGCAAGAGTGACATCTTTATTAGCATCGCAGCTGAACCCTTGGTAACCCTTACCTGTTTTACGCTCTGTTCTCGCCAGTGCATATTCTTGTTGAGTTTTTGGGTGTAAGAAAACCGGAAAGTCCTTTCCGACTTGCTGATAGCCTTGAGCCAACATTTCGTCAATACTGCTGCCAACGACCACATAGTCTTTGTCGACAACAGTTTGTTTAAGAAGTGTATCGCGCACGGCCCCGCCGACTAAATAAATCTTCATGGCGTACCACAACGTGTAATAATAAGTTGCTTAAATCTTATCAGAGTTAGATTTTTACGGCTAACTTTTGACAAGCTGTTGCACAAGCATTAACGTGAGCCGTCAGTTTCAAATAAGGATTTTTGGTCGAATGTATAAAGCCTTCTATGGATTAAACGATAATCCATTCTCAATTGCGCCTAACCCTCATTATATGTTCTTGAGCGATCGTCATCGCGAAGCGCTGGCACACTTAACTTACGGGTTAGGTGAAACAGGTGGATTTGTATTGTTGACGGGGGAAGTTGGTACCGGGAAAACTACCGTTTCACGTTGTTTATTACAACAAATACCGGAAAATACAGATACGGCATTTATTCTTAATCCATCACTTACCGAGTTAGAGCTTTTGGCGACATTGTGTGATGAGTTGGAAATTAAGTATGGCGAAAATCCGACCTTAAAACAGCTGACCGATCTCATCAGTACTTACTTACTCACTAATCATAAAAATGCCCGTAATACCGTACTGATTATTGATGAGGCGCAGCATTTGCGTTCTGAGGTGTTAGAGCAGTTGCGTTTGCTGACTAACCTTGAAACCAATACCAAAAAACTGTTGCAGGTCATTTTGATTGGCCAACCAGAGTTACAGCAACTGTTAAAACGCCAAGATCTTCGCCAGTTAGCACAGCGGATCACCGCTCGTTACCATCTATTACCATTGAATAAAGATGAAATTGGCTTATATGTTCTGCACCGTTTACAAGTAGCGGGTCGGCACGAGCCTTTATTTACCCGTAAAGCGATAGCCGCGTTACATAAGCACTCTGGCGGTATTCCACGCTTGACTAACTTATTATGTGAACGAGCACTAATGGCTGGTTATGGTCAAGCTAAGGTGCCGATTGATCACAAGATGGTTAATCAAGCCGCCGTTGAAGTGTTAGGGGATATTGATGCTCCTAGCGATAAGCGTTGGCCATTTGTTGCAGCAACAGCGCTGGTATTGGCATTTGGTTTGTCGTTTTATCTGTTTAATCGCTCGGCTAATGACGATAGCCTTAACTCCAATACAGCATTAGCTAGCAATCAAACGCAGCAATCTGTTAATCCGCCAGCGTTAGCCACTATTCCTAGTGCCACAAATCAATCTATTACAGCATCGACATCGCAACTACAAACCAGCCCGCCAGTTGTTAACGCGCAGCAACAGATTTTGCGTCAAGCTATGTTACAAAGCAGTAGCATTGATAATGCTTTTGCCGGGTTATTTGGTTTATGGAATAAACAACCTATCATTGGTTTATCTGCCTGCCAGGCTGCGCAGCAACAAGATTTAGCCTGTTACCAGCAACAAGGTAATTGGTACAGTATTATGCGGCTAAATTATCCTGCGGTGGTGTATTTACAAGATGCTCAGGCGAATGTGTTTTATGGGGTGATTGTAGAGCGCCAAGTGGAGCAAATTTTATTGCAATTGGGCGAGCAACAATTCTGGGTAAACAAAGATTGGTTTGATCGTCATTTTAGCGGTACCTTCGAAATTCTTTGGCAACCAGACGGTGTATTACCCCGTGAAATCGGTCAGTCTTCGAGTCTGGCGCAAGTACAGTGGTTAGAAAATAGCTTAGCGCTAGTCAATAAACGCCGAGCACGCTTACTGACACAATTCGATGGTGAATTAGAACAGCAATTAATGCAATTTCAGCGTCAGCATGGCCTAAAGCCTGATGGTATTGCTGGCAATCAAACCTTAGTACAACTGAACTTATATTTAAGCCAGCAAGGCCCGCGTTTGAGTGCATCTTCGGAGCGCAATTAATGTCAATTTTATTAGACGCTGTTAACCGTAAAAAGCAGCAACAAGAAAATATTGTTGATGTTATTTTAACGCCCAGAGCCAATTATTCTCCGCCGCCGAAAATATCAGCCAACACCCGAAAATTCACTCTGCTGGCGTTATCTATTGCGTTTGGTGTTGGTGCGGCTTGGAGCATGAGTTTGTTGCTACATCCTGCAGTGCCTAGTGTGCAAACTGTTGCCTTACCCGTTGAGCGTTACAATGCACAGTTAGCCGTGGCTGATACCGTGGCTGTAGCCCCGTCAACCCTATCTGCTGATGCGGTAGCTGCTAATGGATCTCGTGAGCTGCCACGCGGCAATCAGAGTGCCATAGATCAAGGCCATGATGGAGTGCGATTAGCCGGTAAAGTGGCTTTGCCGATTGCGCAGCCTCTTGCTCAAAATAGTTATCAATCCTTGGGTACTTTGCAACGTAATGTTGAGAATACTGCTGCTGAACCTATGGGGTCAGGTTATCAATCGGCATCAGATGTTGAAGCGCGTAATCAGGATTGGGGTCGTAATGACGATGCTCAGGCATTAACTCAGCAAACTGACGATCAACCCCATCAAGTGTCGGGACGCAGTGCGTCTTCTAATCTGACAGATAATGCCGAACCGATTATATTAGGCGCCAATGCGAATCGACGTGGGCAAGCTGAACTAGAAGCATTAAGGCTGCAAGTTAATGCTGCGGCTGAAGAGGTCGATTTTGCTTCGGTAAAAGAGCCCTCAATTGATGAGCGCAATAACTTGTTAGCCGCATTTCAAACCGCGCTAAAAGATGTTGAATATGAGCAGTCTGCAAATCAGCAAGTGACGCAGGAAAAGCTCGATCCTATTCCTCGACCTACCAATCAACAAATTCCTAAATATGGTGATCTACCTGCCAGTGTACAGTTACAAGTGCCTGAGTTTAATATTAATGCCCATGTATACTCATCTGAACCAAACAATCGTTGGCTAAATGTCGATGGTGTTGAATTACAGCAGGGCGATATGATTCAGAATAAGCTTACCATTGTTGAGATAAGGCCTAGGGATATAGTGTTAGAAATTAACGGTGAACAATTTAGAGTGCCAGCTATTTAGATACTGCTTTAGCAGAAGTATTTCAATCTCGGTTTACAATACTTACCTTAACAAACCTATCGCAACTTCGTTATGTCATTCGTTAGTCTCAATCGATAAATAACACTAAGGCGCTTATTGCGCCTTAGTGTTATAGGTTGAATTAACTCGCCATATTAACCATGAATGTTATTGGCTAAAAACAAGGTTAATCCATAACCGATGCAATAACATAATAGTAATGCTGGTACGTATTTTAAGTAGCTGACAAATGTGAGCTCTTCCACTTTACTCATGGCAATGATGCCTGATGCAGAACCTATGATTAATAACGATCCACCGACACCAACAGAGTAAGTCAGTCCTAACCATTGTGCTGTTGTTAGAACCGGATCGGCTTTTAATAACGCTGCGGTTAATGGCACGTTATCTAACAGGGCAGAACCCACGCCAGTGAAAAAGTTAGAAATACTAGGGTTATACATGCCGTACACTTCGGTTAATAAATGTAAAGTGCCAATTTCTTTAAGCATGCCAACGAGTAACAAGATACCTAAGAAGAACAATAGAGTATCGAATTCAACCTGACGAATATATTCTAATACTTGAACTTCTTCACTTTTACTTTTATTGGTGCGGCCCACTAAGAACATCACCGATAAGCCGAATAAAAAGGTCAATACCGGCGGAATACCAAACAGCACGTTAAGTACCATG
The Shewanella vesiculosa DNA segment above includes these coding regions:
- the tsaD gene encoding tRNA (adenosine(37)-N6)-threonylcarbamoyltransferase complex transferase subunit TsaD encodes the protein MRVIGIETSCDETGIAVYDDKLGLMSHVLYSQVKLHADYGGVVPELASRDHVRKIVPLIKQALAQANSSLNDIDGVAYTKGPGLIGALLVGACVGRSLAYAWNKPAVGVHHMEGHLLAPMLEDDAPEFPFIALLVSGGHSMLVQVEGIGRYQVLGESVDDAAGEAFDKTAKLMGLDYPGGPRLAKLAQKGLSVGYKFPRPMTDRPGLDFSFSGLKTFTANTIAKEPNDPQTRANIARAFEEAVVDTLAIKCKRALKQTGYKRLVIAGGVSANTRLRESLAEMMNNLGGQVYYPRGEFCTDNGAMIAYAGLQRLRAGHTEGLAVKGQPRWPLDSLPAVD
- the plsY gene encoding glycerol-3-phosphate 1-O-acyltransferase PlsY, with the translated sequence MNAVTVTVLMIIAAYLAGSISSAILVCKIRGLPDPRTSGSGNPGATNVLRIGGVSSAVLVLFFDMLKGAAPSYLGYKMGLDAASLGFIAVSACLGHILPIFFGFKGGKGVATAFGAMAPIGGDLALCLILTWIVFVLLTRYSSVAAMATATLAPFYTWWLDERFILPVAMLSTLILIRHKDNIGRLRHGEESKVSRKKSIKKPDTK
- the folB gene encoding dihydroneopterin aldolase; this translates as MDKVLIRQLAIETIIGIYEWEKKIHQTLLIDLDMAWDNRLAAASDSYENALCYETVSNRLIALITENPIELIETVAEMIAHCLQQEFNVPWVKVVVMKPGAIPHAVSVGVEIERGNI
- the folK gene encoding 2-amino-4-hydroxy-6-hydroxymethyldihydropteridine diphosphokinase, with protein sequence MARIYISLGTNISPEQHLKAGLVDLQQYFGPLQLSRVYESESVGFKGTNFLNMVAAADTELSIAQVVATFKKIEQDNGRIRGEKKFSPRSLDIDLLLYDDVICNIPVELPRGEILFNAFVLWPLAEIAPELPHPVTLQTYGALWQDYDKQRQQLWPITFEFPAELLPVKY
- a CDS encoding putative RNA methyltransferase yields the protein MTLSLLCPVCSAPLMQHQASSGFYCDNKHHFDKHPNGYWPLLSNTKAKSKPQVESRQQMRGRHFLLESGLFAPLIKQLQTVLLDLCTSRGETQLQHIDYQCADGFYLRQLVPALAEANVSCEHWGITDAENAIFAAAKAETPANLLLLALKKLPFEAQSIDIVTVLDSPLKGKECIRILKDDGRIVLLQPGVRHLWQIKQQVYPDLVEKPLQLNLPNDVEIESQQQVVFVQSVTGEQALTLLDMSVFGWRANDQLKHQVKSTAIADLEFNWQILVLKKRL
- a CDS encoding Lpp/OprI family alanine-zipper lipoprotein is translated as MNKKVLMIAGVAMTALLGGCANTTALEESVANLGNKVDQLSAEVGSLKSEQSKLSADVKGAKAASMDAQAEAKRANDRLDNMASSYKK
- a CDS encoding multifunctional CCA addition/repair protein encodes the protein MKIYLVGGAVRDTLLKQTVVDKDYVVVGSSIDEMLAQGYQQVGKDFPVFLHPKTQQEYALARTERKTGKGYQGFSCDANKDVTLADDLLRRDLTINAIAQDSEGKLYDPYHGIDDIHAKVLRHVSDAFIEDPLRVLRVARFAARFHHLGFTIAAETLQLMTDIANSGELEHLTPERVWQECDKALSSQSPQIFFAVLKQCQALTVLFPEIDALFGVPQPAKWHPEIDTGIHTLMVLEQTSLLSSNKAVRFAALVHDVGKGLTPKQEWPKHHGHGQKGLSIIKALCQRIRVPNEYRDLALLVSDQHQNIHNAFELRAETIVKLFDKGDFWRKPQRLTELLLCCHGDIRGRTGFEQASYPQAEFLQHCYELASNVDVQSIISAGYQGSQIKSQLQLTRSETVNSYIKQRIEQ
- a CDS encoding ExeA family protein; translated protein: MYKAFYGLNDNPFSIAPNPHYMFLSDRHREALAHLTYGLGETGGFVLLTGEVGTGKTTVSRCLLQQIPENTDTAFILNPSLTELELLATLCDELEIKYGENPTLKQLTDLISTYLLTNHKNARNTVLIIDEAQHLRSEVLEQLRLLTNLETNTKKLLQVILIGQPELQQLLKRQDLRQLAQRITARYHLLPLNKDEIGLYVLHRLQVAGRHEPLFTRKAIAALHKHSGGIPRLTNLLCERALMAGYGQAKVPIDHKMVNQAAVEVLGDIDAPSDKRWPFVAATALVLAFGLSFYLFNRSANDDSLNSNTALASNQTQQSVNPPALATIPSATNQSITASTSQLQTSPPVVNAQQQILRQAMLQSSSIDNAFAGLFGLWNKQPIIGLSACQAAQQQDLACYQQQGNWYSIMRLNYPAVVYLQDAQANVFYGVIVERQVEQILLQLGEQQFWVNKDWFDRHFSGTFEILWQPDGVLPREIGQSSSLAQVQWLENSLALVNKRRARLLTQFDGELEQQLMQFQRQHGLKPDGIAGNQTLVQLNLYLSQQGPRLSASSERN
- a CDS encoding general secretion pathway protein GspB, with translation MSILLDAVNRKKQQQENIVDVILTPRANYSPPPKISANTRKFTLLALSIAFGVGAAWSMSLLLHPAVPSVQTVALPVERYNAQLAVADTVAVAPSTLSADAVAANGSRELPRGNQSAIDQGHDGVRLAGKVALPIAQPLAQNSYQSLGTLQRNVENTAAEPMGSGYQSASDVEARNQDWGRNDDAQALTQQTDDQPHQVSGRSASSNLTDNAEPIILGANANRRGQAELEALRLQVNAAAEEVDFASVKEPSIDERNNLLAAFQTALKDVEYEQSANQQVTQEKLDPIPRPTNQQIPKYGDLPASVQLQVPEFNINAHVYSSEPNNRWLNVDGVELQQGDMIQNKLTIVEIRPRDIVLEINGEQFRVPAI